From the Babylonia areolata isolate BAREFJ2019XMU chromosome 33, ASM4173473v1, whole genome shotgun sequence genome, one window contains:
- the LOC143277013 gene encoding uncharacterized protein LOC143277013, giving the protein MGGGRGAGGGKEEGGDDSSLLFGPGSLTEGQLVALTSVTLVVTFLAVANVAVCWIYRRAVTEGERRRRREERDKSSSVWVYHVHRTTNPPPTTATPSSPPPPPQAPQPETPAQQILKRLQTSHHKVMAQMRLKAATTNTTTQNSVVAASYDSRQHSLRREEEQALEELEATTDLFLHDTGYASSRCSSLRSATGTGSVTRDNNGSRASSGRFAWWRARVSSATGGGGGGGSGVTSLLTQSPRRSEAASVSASASALLDLQPVMTLNDLDRVWNFLDASAAPLPATATTAAGSDTGTEPDAASASATSPRDLSLDLSASCSSYDLEVASALAHLDMASALHDDDLDPDTDGVSMSSVTLADFANEDGWGVGREEGGRKRRRRGRRGSGGSHDRGDNLSSSADLPVAEFHNEAFDFSETGAVVERVKDVEL; this is encoded by the exons atgggaggaggaagaggagcaggaggaggaaaagaagagggaggagacgACTCTAGCCTGCTCTTCGGGCCGGGGTCGTTGACGGAAGGTCAGCTGGTGGCCTTGACCTCGGTGACCTTGGTGGTGACCTTTCTGGCGGTGGCCAACGTGGCGGTGTGCTGGATATACCGGAGGGCCGtcacggagggagagaggaggcggcggagggaggagagggataaATCCTCTTCCGTGTGGGTGTATCACGTGCACAG gaccaccaacccacccccgacaacagcaacaccatcgtcaccaccaccaccaccacaagcaccacAACCAGAGACCCCAGCCCAACAGATCCTCAAAAGACTGCAGACCTCCCACCACAAGGTGATGGCCCAGATGAGACTGAAGGcagccaccaccaacaccacgacCCAAAACTCCGTTGTCGCCGCCTCCTATGACAGCAGACAGCACAGCCTGCGGAGGGAGGAAGAGCAAGCCTTGGAAGAGCTGGAGGCCACCACCGACCTCTTCCTGCACGACACGGGCTATGCCAGCAGCCGCTGCTCCTCCCTCCGCAGCGCAACCGGAACCGGAAGCGTAACCAGGGACAACAACGGCAGCAGGGCCAGTTCCGGCCGTTTCGCGTGGTGGCGCGCGCGCGTTTCCTCCGCTACaggaggaggcggtggtgggggtagtggggtgaCTTCGCTGCTGACGCAATCGCCTCGTCGCTCAGAGGCTGCTTCCGTTTCCGCTTCCGCCTCAGCCCTGCTCGACCTTCAACCCGTCATGACCTTGAACGACCTTGACCGAGTGTGGAACTTTCTCGACGCTTCGGCCGCTCCTCtccccgccaccgccaccacggCGGCGGGGTCTGACACGGGGACCGAACCCGACGCGGCTTCGGCTTCGGCGACGTCGCCGCGCGATCTCAGCCTCGACCTTTCcgcctcctgctcctcctacGACCTTGAGGTGGCCTCTGCCCTCGCCCACCTTGACATGGCCTCGGCGCTGCACGACGACGACCTTGACCCGGACACGGACGGGGTCAGCATGTCCAGCGTGACCTTGGCCGACTTTGCGAACGaggacgggtggggggtggggagggaggaaggcgggaggaagaggagaaggagggggaggaggggatctgGCGGCAGCCATGACAGGGGCGATAACCTTTCCTCCTCTGCTGATCTGCCCGTGGCCGAGTTCCACAACGAGGCTTTCGATTTCTCCGAGACGGGGGCTGTtgtggagagagtgaaagacgtGGAGctctga